The DNA segment GCCCTGTCGCCCACCGTGAAGGAGGGCTGGGTGCTGCGGGTGAGCGAGCAGCTCGGCGAGCTGCTCGCCGTCGTGACGGGTGAGCCGTTGGTCACTTACCCCGTGACGACACAGGACATCACTCCGTACGGTAATGGGGCACACCACATCAATTCGATCCTGCAGCCCGCCACAGCGACCGCCGCTCCGGTCGTCGGTCTCGCGATCACGTCGGCTGCCGCGGTGCCCGGATGCCAGACGGGCGCGAGCCATGAGACGGACATCGCGTCCGCCGCCCGCTTCGCCGTCGAGACCGCCAAGGTCTACGCCGGCGGGCACCTCGACTTCCACGACGCGGTGGAGTTCGACAACCTCGTCAACCGCTATGGGTCGCTGTCGCACCTGCAGACCCTCGGCCGCCAGCCCAGGGAGTCATGAATGACAACTTCACCACCCGCTGACGCGGCCACCAAGGGAATCGGCAGCGACGACTACGCGCTCTCCCGTGTCCCGCGCGACAAGCGTTTCGGCTTCGGGAGCATGCTGCTCCAGTGGCTGGCCCAGTCGGGGTCCATCTCCCAGTTCACGCTCGGCGCGACCATCGGCGTCGGCATGACTTTCGGCCAGGCGTTCCTCGCCTTCACACTGGGCGCGGTGACCCTGGAGATCGTGATCTTCGCCATCGGCCTGGCCGGAATGCGCGAAGGTCTTGCGACCCCGCTGCTCACCCGCTGGGTCGGCTTCGGCCGCAACGGTTCGGCGCTGGTCAGCTTCGTCATCGCGGTCAGCCTGGTGGGCTGGTTCGGCGTCCAGAACACGATCTTCGGGGACAGCGTCTCCTCACTGGTCGGCGGCCCCTCCTGGATGTGGTGCGTGATCGCCGGGCTGGCGGTCACGGTACTGGTGATCTTCGGCTTCAAGTACATGGCCGTCTTCGCCAAGATCGTCACGCCGCTGTTCTTCGCGCTGGTCGCCTGGTCGGTCATCTCCACCCTGACCAAGCACTCCTTCATGGACCTGGTCCACTCGCCCGCGCCGGCCCAGCACATATCGCTGGCCGTGGCCGCCACCGCCATCGCGGGCGGTTTCATGACCGGTGCGATCGTCGCGCCGGAGATGACCCGCTTCAACAAGAAGGGCTCGCACGTCTTCCTGCAGAGCGCTTCGTCGATGATCCTCTCCGAGTACATCGTCGGGATGACGGGCGTTCTGCTCGGCCACCTCGTCAAGAGCAACCAGGTCTCGCAGATCGTGCTGAGCACCTCGGGCGCGGTCGGTGTGGTCGTCGTGCTGATGTCCACCGCCAAGGTCAACGACTGGAACCTGTACGGCTCCTCACTCGGCGTCGTCAACTTCTTCCAGGTCGTCTTCGGCAAGCGCCTGCACCGCGGCGCGGTCACCATCGTGCTGGGTCTCGCGGGCACCCTCCTGTCCGCGGTCGGCATCATGACCCACTTCACGGACTTCCTGTCCCTGCTGGGCGTCGCCATCCCGCCGATCGGCGGGATCATCGTGGCCGAGTACTGGATCGTCCGGCGGATGCGCAAGCCACTGGACGAGACCCGCGAGGCCCAGACCCTGCCGGCCACCTCGCCCACCTGGGTCCCGATGTCCCTGGTCATCTGGATCGCGGCGTTCTGCGTCGGCAAGTTCTACGACGGAGGCATCCCCGCACTCAACTCGCTGATCACCGCGTTCGTGCTGTACGCGGTGCTCGGCCTGCTGGGCTGGATCAAGCCGTACGGCACATCGACGCTGGAGACCGCCCCGGACCTCCCCGTCGCCGACAACAACACCCCCGTGGGAGCGGCATGAACACCCCTGACCCCGACACGACCACGACCGGACCCGTCCCCGCTTCCGAAGAGGCACAGCGCGAGGTGGTCGACCTCTGCGCCGAGCTGATCCGCTTCGACACCTCCAACCCCATCAGCAACGAACGCGCCTGCGCCAACTGGGTCGTGGCCCGGCTGGCCGAGGCCGGTATCGACTCCGAGCTGATCGAGAGCGCACCGGGACGGGCCAGCGTCATCGCCCGGATCGAGGGCGCGGACCGTGAGCGCGGCGCCCTGATGGTCCACGGCCACCTCGACGTCGTACCGGCGGACGCCTCCGAGTGGCAGGTGCCGCCGTTCTCCGGAGAGATCCGCGACGGCTATCTGTGGGGCCGCGGCGCCATCGACATGAAGGACACGGTGGCCGTCATGCTGGCCACCGCCCGGCACTTCGCCCGGACCGGCACCCGGCCCTCCAGGGACCTGGTCCTGGCTTTCCTCGCGGACGAGGAGGCGGGCGGCAAGTTCGGCGGCCACTGGCTCGTCGAGCACCGGCCCGAGCTGTTCGACGGGGTCACCGAGGCGATCGGCGAGGGCGGCGGTTTCTCGTTCGCCATCGACGACACCCGCAGGCTCTACCCGATCGAGAACGCCCAGCGC comes from the Streptomyces sp. NBC_01471 genome and includes:
- a CDS encoding cytosine permease is translated as MTTSPPADAATKGIGSDDYALSRVPRDKRFGFGSMLLQWLAQSGSISQFTLGATIGVGMTFGQAFLAFTLGAVTLEIVIFAIGLAGMREGLATPLLTRWVGFGRNGSALVSFVIAVSLVGWFGVQNTIFGDSVSSLVGGPSWMWCVIAGLAVTVLVIFGFKYMAVFAKIVTPLFFALVAWSVISTLTKHSFMDLVHSPAPAQHISLAVAATAIAGGFMTGAIVAPEMTRFNKKGSHVFLQSASSMILSEYIVGMTGVLLGHLVKSNQVSQIVLSTSGAVGVVVVLMSTAKVNDWNLYGSSLGVVNFFQVVFGKRLHRGAVTIVLGLAGTLLSAVGIMTHFTDFLSLLGVAIPPIGGIIVAEYWIVRRMRKPLDETREAQTLPATSPTWVPMSLVIWIAAFCVGKFYDGGIPALNSLITAFVLYAVLGLLGWIKPYGTSTLETAPDLPVADNNTPVGAA